The proteins below come from a single Iocasia fonsfrigidae genomic window:
- a CDS encoding spore germination protein: MLRKLLRKLRFIELLRNENNEEGDQEVVADIQVAKKLQENLSYIEKRLGKSSDFVCRKIRLGSKDKIEAAIVYIEGLVDKTSISENILRPLMIDTRLVANEDTAVNIVKVIETNTITSGDIRYTADLDCLIDSLLTGETGILINSSKKALIIATRGWEARGIQQPETEVVVRGPREGFTETLRTNTSQLRRKIHNPNLIFEAMKLGKQTKTEICIAYIKGLVNDKLIEEIKRRLESIETDAILESGYIEEFIEDAPFSPFPTIANTERPDVAAAKMLEGRAAILVDGTPFVLTVPMLFVESLQIAEDYYSRPFYTTIIRWIRIISLFISILLPATYVALATFHQEIIPTPLLITMIAASEGTPFPVLVAAIFMGIVFEILREAGVRLPRPVGQAVSIVGALVIGEAAVSAGLISAPLVIMVALTAISSFVVSSQADAATVLRFILVILAGSLGAFGIIIGLLGLLIHMTSLRSFGTPYLSPLAPLSLRDLKDVLVRSPLWAMFTRPRTIAWQDPQRQDFRMMPHPPQDRDKSEAEVDSSDNE; the protein is encoded by the coding sequence ATGTTAAGAAAACTACTGCGCAAATTAAGGTTTATAGAATTATTAAGGAATGAAAATAATGAGGAAGGTGACCAAGAGGTAGTTGCTGATATTCAGGTAGCTAAGAAACTGCAGGAAAATCTTAGTTATATTGAGAAGAGACTGGGCAAAAGTTCTGATTTTGTCTGTAGAAAAATTAGACTTGGCTCAAAAGATAAAATTGAGGCCGCCATTGTTTATATAGAGGGACTAGTTGATAAGACAAGTATTAGTGAGAATATTTTAAGACCACTGATGATTGATACCAGGTTAGTTGCTAATGAAGATACTGCAGTAAATATAGTTAAAGTAATTGAAACTAATACCATTACCAGTGGGGATATAAGATATACAGCAGACCTGGATTGCCTGATTGATTCTCTTTTAACAGGTGAAACGGGGATATTGATCAATAGTTCTAAAAAGGCTCTAATTATCGCTACAAGGGGCTGGGAGGCCAGAGGTATTCAACAGCCGGAAACGGAGGTTGTTGTCAGGGGACCACGGGAAGGATTTACCGAGACACTGCGTACTAATACATCTCAGTTAAGACGGAAAATACATAACCCTAATCTGATTTTTGAGGCGATGAAACTGGGAAAACAGACAAAGACGGAGATTTGTATAGCATATATTAAAGGTCTGGTCAATGATAAATTGATAGAAGAGATAAAAAGGAGGTTGGAGAGTATAGAAACAGATGCAATTCTAGAATCGGGTTATATCGAGGAATTCATTGAAGATGCCCCCTTTTCACCCTTTCCTACCATAGCAAATACTGAAAGACCAGATGTTGCAGCTGCCAAGATGTTAGAGGGAAGGGCTGCTATTTTAGTTGATGGGACCCCTTTTGTCTTAACTGTACCAATGTTATTTGTAGAAAGCCTGCAGATTGCAGAGGATTATTACTCCAGGCCGTTTTATACGACAATAATTCGCTGGATAAGAATTATTTCTTTATTTATAAGCATCTTATTACCTGCTACTTATGTAGCCTTAGCTACCTTTCATCAGGAGATAATACCTACCCCCCTTTTAATTACCATGATTGCCGCCAGTGAAGGTACCCCTTTTCCAGTCTTAGTGGCAGCTATCTTTATGGGGATTGTTTTTGAGATTTTGCGGGAGGCCGGTGTACGTTTGCCTAGACCGGTCGGTCAGGCGGTAAGTATTGTCGGTGCTTTAGTAATAGGTGAGGCTGCCGTTTCAGCCGGTCTGATTAGTGCCCCACTGGTGATTATGGTGGCTTTAACAGCTATCTCCAGTTTTGTGGTTTCATCACAGGCTGATGCGGCAACTGTATTACGGTTTATACTGGTGATATTGGCCGGTTCTTTAGGGGCCTTTGGGATAATTATAGGTTTGTTAGGGCTCTTAATACATATGACTTCACTGCGTTCTTTTGGGACTCCTTATCTTTCCCCCTTAGCCCCTTTAAGTTTGAGGGATTTAAAAGATGTGCTGGTAAGGTCTCCCTTATGGGCTATGTTTACCCGGCCGAGGACTATTGCCTGGCAGGACCCACAAAGGCAGGACTTCAGGATGATGCCACATCCACCCCAGGACAGGGATAAATCTGAAGCTGAAGTAGATAGTAGTGATAATGAATGA
- a CDS encoding Ger(x)C family spore germination protein, with the protein MKKKLLKYIIFTILLFLLLLLTACWDRKELDDLAVVAGIAIDYDRETEGIKLTAQIIKAGEVGQPQGGGKGGSSAKEEGAETVWIVESTGETVFDAVRNFTFQSSRKLYFPHNNIIVFSKELAEKGITPYLSFFIRDHETRNMVWVLIAEDQAGDVMRVKTDLEEIPAVGIARMIEDKVVTSEISGIMLQEFLTMLMSKTTGPVATPLRILEKGGEKKPLIEGTAVFKGDKLLTHLNKKETRGLLWVKGEVESGIIIIKDPRGNKISIEITKASSKVKAEITNGEYKIKLKVSTEGNIGEQMGDTNLATGKMIAYLERQDQEAVKREIEAALKKAKEYKTDIFAFGEAFHRKYPDNWQEIQRNWDNIFPEVKVSIEVDSQLHHAGLNVKPPIPVKQ; encoded by the coding sequence GTGAAAAAGAAATTACTTAAATATATAATTTTTACTATCTTATTGTTTTTACTATTATTATTAACGGCCTGCTGGGACCGTAAAGAACTGGATGATTTGGCAGTTGTTGCTGGAATAGCTATTGATTATGACCGGGAAACAGAAGGAATCAAACTAACTGCCCAGATAATCAAGGCAGGTGAAGTAGGACAGCCCCAGGGAGGTGGGAAAGGGGGGTCTTCGGCTAAAGAAGAAGGGGCAGAGACTGTTTGGATTGTTGAAAGTACAGGTGAGACGGTTTTTGATGCTGTCCGGAATTTTACCTTCCAGTCTTCCAGGAAATTATATTTTCCTCATAATAATATAATAGTATTTAGTAAAGAGCTGGCTGAAAAAGGGATTACCCCATACCTCAGTTTTTTTATTAGGGACCATGAAACAAGGAATATGGTCTGGGTTTTGATAGCTGAAGATCAGGCAGGAGATGTAATGAGGGTTAAGACAGACCTGGAAGAAATACCAGCTGTTGGGATTGCTAGAATGATTGAGGACAAGGTTGTAACTTCAGAGATAAGCGGGATTATGCTGCAGGAATTTTTAACTATGTTAATGAGTAAAACCACAGGCCCTGTAGCTACACCTCTCCGGATTTTGGAAAAGGGTGGAGAAAAAAAGCCCCTGATTGAGGGAACAGCGGTTTTTAAAGGGGATAAATTGCTTACTCATCTAAATAAGAAAGAGACCCGCGGCCTTTTATGGGTAAAGGGTGAGGTGGAGAGTGGGATAATTATCATTAAAGACCCTCGGGGCAATAAAATAAGTATAGAAATTACTAAAGCCAGTAGTAAGGTGAAAGCGGAAATTACTAATGGGGAGTATAAGATTAAACTTAAGGTCTCTACAGAGGGAAATATTGGGGAGCAGATGGGTGATACCAATTTAGCTACAGGCAAAATGATTGCCTATCTGGAAAGACAGGACCAAGAGGCTGTAAAGAGGGAGATTGAGGCTGCTCTTAAGAAGGCGAAAGAATACAAGACAGATATCTTTGCTTTTGGAGAAGCCTTTCACCGTAAATACCCAGATAACTGGCAGGAGATCCAAAGAAATTGGGATAATATCTTTCCTGAGGTAAAGGTAAGTATAGAGGTAGACTCCCAGCTGCATCATGCTGGTTTAAATGTTAAACCACCTATTCCGGTAAAACAATAG